The Bacteroidales bacterium genomic sequence TTTTATTATTTTTTCCGTTCAGAAAATAAAAAATATGAATACTTTTTCAGATAGCAGGGTAGCTTATGTCATTTTTAAAAAAGAGATTTCATCTTTTTTTGGTACTTTGACCGGTTATATAGTAATTTCAATTTTCTTAATAGCTAATTCTCTTTTTCTCTGGGTATTTCCCGGAGAATATAATGTATTAGACAGCGGTTATGCAAATCTTGATACCTTATTTTTTATGGCTCCTTGGATTTTTTTATTTCTTGTTCCTGCTGTAACCATGCGTTTATTTGCAGATGAAAAACGAACCGGAACTATTGAACTTCTATATACACGTCCGATATCTGATCTGCAAATTATTGTTGCTAAATATGCTGCAGGAATTGTATTGGTAATATTTTCATTAATCCCTTCGTTGCTGTTTTTTATAACTGTTGGTTTACTGGGAGATACGGTATGGAATATTGATACAGGTGCTTTTTG encodes the following:
- the gldF gene encoding gliding motility-associated ABC transporter permease subunit GldF codes for the protein MNTFSDSRVAYVIFKKEISSFFGTLTGYIVISIFLIANSLFLWVFPGEYNVLDSGYANLDTLFFMAPWIFLFLVPAVTMRLFADEKRTGTIELLYTRPISDLQIIVAKYAAGIVLVIFSLIPSLLFFITVGLLGDTVWNIDTGAFWGSFIGLFFLAAVYVAVGVFASSVTDSQIIAFLTSMIVSFFLFVGFEAVSNLELWGKFAPNVENLGINSHYKSISRGVLDTRDIIYFIAVSLIFIFSAKAVLERKI